From Arcobacter lacus, one genomic window encodes:
- the blaOXA gene encoding class D beta-lactamase, producing MNKKIKLIFILIFSINLFANDVELENLFKKYQVEGTLVLESLNTKKVDIYNEKRANTPFSPASTFKIPNTLIALNEGVVNKDSIIVWDKKVREFDAWNKDQTLQSAFKSSCVWCYKEFASKIGVEKYKKYLKELNYGNKTIGKDVTDFWLDESLRITAFEEIRFLKQLQANNLSFKQEDINLLKELMIDEKSENYVVRAKTGWEGKYGWYVGYVETKNDVWFFALNIDTKTKEDLAKRKAITLEALKTKGIID from the coding sequence ATGAATAAAAAAATAAAACTAATTTTTATTTTAATTTTTTCAATAAATTTATTCGCAAATGATGTGGAACTTGAAAATTTATTTAAAAAATACCAAGTTGAAGGAACTTTAGTATTAGAGTCTTTAAATACAAAAAAAGTAGATATTTATAATGAAAAGAGAGCAAATACACCGTTTTCTCCTGCTTCAACATTTAAAATACCAAATACTTTGATAGCTTTAAATGAAGGTGTTGTAAACAAAGATTCTATAATAGTTTGGGATAAAAAAGTAAGAGAATTTGATGCTTGGAATAAAGACCAAACTTTACAATCAGCTTTCAAAAGTTCTTGTGTTTGGTGTTATAAAGAGTTCGCTTCAAAAATTGGAGTTGAAAAATATAAAAAGTATCTAAAAGAGCTTAATTATGGAAATAAAACAATAGGCAAAGATGTAACTGATTTTTGGTTGGATGAGAGTTTGAGAATTACAGCTTTTGAAGAGATAAGATTTTTAAAACAATTACAAGCAAATAATTTATCTTTTAAACAAGAAGATATAAATCTTTTAAAAGAGTTGATGATTGATGAAAAAAGCGAAAATTATGTAGTTAGAGCAAAAACAGGTTGGGAAGGAAAATATGGTTGGTATGTTGGTTATGTTGAAACAAAAAATGATGTTTGGTTTTTTGCTTTAAATATCGACACAAAAACAAAAGAAGATTTAGCAAAAAGAAAAGCTATAACTTTAGAAGCTTTAAAAACAAAAGGTATTATAGATTGA